The genomic DNA TTCCGTTCTCTTGGAATACCTTCTCCCAAGTGAGGTCGTTCTCGGCGTGCAGCATCTCTACAAACTCTCTAACTTTCAGTTCTTGAGGGCTCAAATCACGCTGTTCAGTTGCGGTAGGTGCATTCATCCCAGAGCCGATGACCGCGGAAGGATCACCACCTAAGAAAAACACAATAGCGGCAATAATCAGCGTGCCAATACCGCCGCCAATAAGCCCGCCACCTACGCCACTGCCACGGCGATCATCTATTTCGCTTCTATTATTTGTCCATTTCATATATAAAGTTAGTTTTATGGATTATTTAATTTTACCTATCGGTTGAGTATTTTATGTTTTAGCCAAAACGAAACCATTTCGTAAGTAGCTATATTTTCTTGTACTAAATGATTCTCAGTCTGTACCACTGGTATCTCATCATAATAGAGTTTATAGGCTTCTGGTAGTTCAGAATACTGATGCTTAAGCTGATACTGCTTCACTTTTCTTATAGGCGATATAATGGTTAGCTTATTTTCTTTTATCAATCCTAAATCTTGATAAGTAGCAATATAAGCTCTGGGCTGATAATTCTCAGTAAAGACATCTTGCCCTAAAAATTTCGTTCGATAATTAAAATTGAGTAGACCTAATACCGTAGGCATTAAATCAATTTGAGACATTAATCCTGTAAATTTCTGTGGTTTAATAAAACCTTCTGAAAAAACTATTGCTGGGATACGATATTTATCCATTGGGAGTTCTGTTTTTCCTGCACTAGAAGCACAATGGTCTGCTACAATTACAAAAATAGTATTTTTATACCATGTTTGTTTTTTTGCCATAGCAAAAAATTGCTTTAAGGCATAGTCGGTGTACTTTACTCCCCCTTCTCGGGATTTAGCGTTACCTGGAATATCAATTTTACCTTCAGGATAAGTAAATGGACGGTGGTTACTAACCGTCATCCAATGGTTAAAAAAGGGTTTTCCTGCTTGGGCTTCTTTATTCATTACTTGGATAGCTTTTCTAGCCATATCTTCATCACAAACACCCCAAACATTGGCAAATGTAATTTCCTCTGGAGAAAAGTGGTCTCTATCTACAATATCATAACCATTTCCTCCAAAAAAGTCTTTCATATTATCAAAATAACTATACCCCCCGTAGAGGTATTTAACCTGATAGCCTTTTTGCTTGAATATACTACCCGTGGTAAATTTATCCTTATTATTTTTCCTTTTAATTACACTTTCTCCAGCGGTTGGCGGTATGCAGAGTGTTAATGCTTCTAACCCTCGTACAGTACGGTTTCCTGCGGCATAGAGCTGGGTAAACATAAGAGAATGATTGGCTAAACTATCCAAGAACGGCGTAATATTTTGTTCATTACCATAATGCTTCATAAAATCAGCCGAGAGGCTCTCTATAGAAATTAACACTACATTTTTATGTAGTTCCTCTCCTCTGCCTTTTACTATTCTCTCTAATTGACTTGGCTGAAACTGATTTAAATACAGTTTAGCAGCTTGCTGCCGAGGCATAGTTGGATAAAACTGAAAAAAATCTAATTCGTTATGGGTAAATGCATAGTAGAATTTATAAACACCATTGGCTTGAATTTCAGTAGCAAAATGGTTTTCCTTAGGTAGCCAACGCTCAGATTTTGGTATCGCCCATATACTCAAAACTGAAAGTAATAAAAAGCAAAACAGAAGTATTAATTTTTGTGATAAATTAGGTAAAGTTAATAAGGTATCTTTGGTTTTTTGGTAAATATAGAAAGTTAGCACTAATGCCGTAACTAATATCACCGAAAATAATGGAATAATAGGATAGCTCTCTAAAATATTACCAATAACTTCATTCGTATAAATTAAATAATCTACTGCGATAAAATTATACCGTACACCAAATTCATTCCAAAAAAAATACTCGCTCACTGCATTAAATATAATCAATAACACATACAAAAACAGTGTAAAACTATATAGCCCTCTACGGATACTTTGTCTCTGTTTTGGAAGGAAAAGCATTATAGCAAAAATAAGTGTTTTCATACCAACGAAACTCAAGGCAATCTCCACCAATGAACCTCCATACTGTCTGAAAATATTATTCGGTATTAACCAAATATATAAAAATAAGAGTATCATTCCTGCTAAAATTAGTACCCCCCAAGGGCGATTATATTTAGCATTAGATAAAAACAAAAAATAAATAGCTAAAAAACTACTTATCAAAATAAAAATAGGAATATCTACTACAATTCCCCTAATAAGTATCCCTAAAATTTCCGTTATTCCAAAATGTGAAGTGGTAATCGGATGGGCAAAAAAAACGAGTCTTAATCCTATAGAAATCAATAGGTACAGTCCACCTAAATATAAAAATGGTTTAATTTTATTGAGAATCATAGACTAAATATTGTTCTTAAATTCTATCATTTTGAGCGCTGTAACGGCAGCTTCCACGCCTTTGTTCCCTAAACTTCCGCCACTTCTGGCGATGGACTGTTCTCGGGTATCATCGGTCAGCACGCAGAAAATGGTTGGGGTTTGGGTTTGGGTATTGCAAGCGGTGATGCCTTGGGTAACGCCTTGGCACACATAATCAAAGTGGGAAGTTTCGCCCCGAATCACACAGCCGATAGCGATAATGGCATCAAAATATTGGTCTTTAGCACAAAGGCGCATAGCGGCATAGCTGAGCTCAAAAGCACCAGGAACATAGTAGATTTTGATTTTTTCTTTTTTCACACCTTCTTTGAGTAGGGTTTCCACCGCGCCATCTCGGAGGTTGAAAGTTACGAAATCGTTCCACTCAGAGACAACAATGCCGATGTTGAACGCATCGGCATTTTTTATGTTGAGTGGCGTATAGTCAGAAAGGTTAACCGTTGCCATAATTTCTTGTTTTAGGTTGATATTTTAGTAATACTTTACCATTTCAATGTAAGCCGCAGAAGCGCCGCCGTCATAGTCTTGGTATTTTTCATCAATGGTTTCAAAGTATTTTTTAGCATCTGTATTTTTCTTTAAAGCCAATGCCATAATGCCTGCTTTTCTTGTAAAATAGTACGATGTAAAAGGGTCTTCCGAGGTAGAAGAGGCTTTATCATACTGTGCCATCGCATCTTCCGCTTTGTTGAGGTTAGCGAGACAATCTCCCATAGCGCCGTATTTAATTGCCATTAGGATTTTATTATCCGACTTGAAGGCGTCTATTAAATCATAGGCTTCTTGGTATTTGCCTTCCTTGTACTTGATGAGCCCAGCGTTGTAAGCCGAAAGCTTGCCTGCCTTAGTGGCGCCAAATTCTTCATAAGTTCCTAAAAACCCTGGATTGGCAGAAGATTTACCGCCTAACGCTTTGGCATCATCACCGAGAGATTGGGCTTTTTGTGCCGATAGATACGCCATCGTGGCTTCTTGGTTTTTAGGGGCGATCACAAATTGTTGGTATGCAAAATAGCCTAAAATAGCGAGCAAAACTACACCAAAGCCTATCATCAGCTGCTTGGCATAGCGTTCTATAAATTTTTCTGATTTTAATGCAGACTGGTCTAATTCTTCAAAAATCTCTACCGTCTCTTTTCCTTCTTTAATCTGCTCTTTGCTTAGTTGATTATATTTCTTAGACATTTCAAATTTGATTTAATGGGCAAATTTAATCTTTTCTTTTTGATATACAAAATTTTATATCGCTGGAGTTCTAATACTCTAAAATTTGGTACACCTCGGCGTTAAACTGTTTTAGTTTCTCTTCGCCGTGGAGGTCTTTTAATCCGATTAGAAAGCTGAACTGCTTTACCTCGGCACCTTGTTTTTTGATGAGCATAGCGGCGGCTTCCGTGGTACCTCCTGTGGCGAGTAAATCATCGTGAATGAGTACCCTGTCGCCTTTTTTGATCTGCCCTTCTTTCATTTCAATCTCCGAAGAGCCGTATTCTAAATCGTATTTTTGGGAGATGAATGGCGGTGGCAATTTTCCTTTTTTTCTGATGAGCACAAAAGGAACGCCCAACTTAACCGCAATGGCAATTCCGAATAAAAAACCACGGCTCTCTATCCCGCAAACCACATCTACTTTGCCTTTGCTGAACGCCACCAAATCTTCTATCACTTCCTCATAAAGCTGTGGATAGAGGAATATTGGGGTAATATCTTTAAACTGAATGCCTGCTTTGGGGAAATCAGGAATGTTCTCTATGGTTTGTTCTAATTTCTGAATTAAATCTTGGTTTGCCATTTTGTTATTTTTAACTTGATTTTTTTGAATTATTGTTTTTGAGATGAATTGATTTTGTAGCCCGTAATCTTCCAACCATTCTCAGAAGCTTTGAGCGTATAGGTCACTTGCAAATCGCTTTGGTTACCGTTCTTATCGGTTACGCTGTAAGTGGCGTTAACCTGCGCTGATGGAGCTTTAACCGAGGTGGTTGTAATGTCCTTCACCACGATGTTTTTAACCGCTCCAAATCCCGAAGTAGGGTTTGTAAACTGCTCATAAGAACCCCATTGCGGATTGGCAGAAGCATCATAAGCACTCTTTAAATTTTGGTTGCCTAAATGATTTAAAAAGCGGCGCACCGTAGCTTTCGGGTCTTCTTTTGGATGCTCTCCGCCTTGCTCTGGTGCCATAGGTTCATTGATGATTGCTCCCTCTGGTTGCTCTGGCACTAAGGTTTCTATGGGCTCTGGCGCTTGAACTTTTAGGGCGATTTCATTAACTTTAACGCCTTTTCTTATCATTTTCAATAGCTTTTTGGTGGTTTTTACTGTCACTTGAATGTCCACCACGCCATCGGTTATTTTTTCGGAAGGCAGTGATGAAAATTTCAAATTGAAGCCTTTGAAATGGTTATCTTGCATTAGGTTTTTATAAGTCAGTAGCGTTACATCATTGCTTAAAACCTCCATTTTGGTTTCTAATGCAGCGTTAGAGAACTCTATCGGCTGGTTAAATTCATCAACCAATTGTGGAATGACCTGCAAAGCTTTAGGCCCCGTAAGGCTATCAACAGCGGTAGGTTTAATCAATAATGAAATAGAAGCCGCCTTCACATCATTAGGGTCGGATTCTTCGGGTTCTTGACTTTGAAAAATGTTCATATCGCCCAAAGATGGCGGCCCTGTGCTGGTCCAATCTAAGCCATTGTTCTGCGCTACGGTATTCGCCATTGATAGAATATCAGCGACTTTTTTGCCGTTTAGCAACTTGGAAAGAGCATTGAGCTCGGTCACATCATCTTCGCCTTCTACGCCAAAAGTTTTGAGGATGTAGAGGGCTTCGTTGAGTTTAATTTGCTCTATGGTGCTCAGCCCAGAGGACATCTCGTTAATGCTCTGTTGGAAGGTTTTTATATTGGTGCCATCTACTTGATCTTTTTTACACGAGACCAAAAAAAACAGCAAAAGTACGATGAGTGGCTTTATGTATTTCATCTCTATCATTTTAAAGTCTTACAAAAATAAGAAAATCCCGACAAATATATCGGGATTTTTTATGAGTTTAGTATCCTTCTATTAGAATGGATATTCGTAAATTTCTGACTCGTGTAGGTATGGGTTACCTGTAGGGATGAGTTTTGTTTTGGATAACTGTGACATCACTACGAAGATAAACAGCCCAACGATGAATAATACAGAACCTAATATCAATAATAACTCGGTGAAGTTATTCCAGTAAGGTCCCACGGTGCCTGGCATCACCATATTGAAGTAGTCCACAATGTGTCCTATAATCACGATAACTGCCATGGTTGTTACCACTTTATAATTTCTCTTAATGCTGCTACTTACCATAACCAATAATGGGATTAGGAAGTTCAGAATGAGCATTGGCAAGAAAGTCGGTGCGTAATATTCAAATCTACCGAAGAAATAATTGACCTCTTCTGGAATATCAGCATACCAATAAAGCATAAACTGAGCGAACCAAGTATAGGTCCAAAGCATACTTGTTGCGAATAGGTATTTCCCTAAATCGTGCAAGTGGTTATCATTAAATTGTGGTAAAAAGCCATTCTTTTTAAGGTAAACGCTGATGAGGATAATTACCGCAATGGCACTCGCTAAACAGCTTACCATAGAATACCAAATGTACATGGTAGAGTACCAGTGTGGGTCAATAGACATCAACCAATCCCAAGCCCAAGAGGCAGAGGCGAAACCAAAGAACGCGATATAACCCACATTCCATCTGTAAAGCATCTGATAATCTCTTAAAGATTTGGTTTCATCTACTTTTTTAGACATCTGTCTCAGCTTCCACGCGAAGAAAGAGGCACCAGCAACATAGATAAAGTTCCGAACCACATAGAAAGGGATGTTAAGGAATTTTTTCTTTTCGTAAAGAATGACATCAAAGTGTGGATCGTTAGGGTCGGTCAGTGCTGGGTCCATCCAATGGAATAAATGCCCGTTGTGGGTAACATTTAAAGCCATAATGATCAGGAGAATAATCCCTCCAAAAGGAATGTAAGCGCCTATAGCCTCCATCACTCTGGTAATAATGATAGACCAACCTGCGTGTGCCGCGTGCTGTATAGAGTAGAAGAACATCACACAGCAACTAAGCCCAAAGAAAAATACGGCTACCAAATGAAGCGTAGCCAATGGCTGATTATGCACCTGCATTTTGGCGTGTTCTAAGTGAGCACCGTGGTCCTGAGGTCCTACCAATTCGCTGGAGTGCGTTGGGTTATGATGCCCTGAAGCATGAACCGCCTCCATCATATGTTCTACTTTCGCATCATCTATTCCGTGATTTATAAAGTAGCCGGCACCAAAAAGCACCAATCCCAAAATGATAAATACGATAGAATATAATCTTAATTTTGGTGAAAAACTATACATTTTCTTTAGTTTTTATTATTTAGTATTGTTTTGTGTTTCATCTGTAGGCGTAGTCGCATTAGCCTCTGCAACAGGTGCGGCAGGCGCATTAGCAGTACCTCCTTTAAAGGCTTCCATCACATAGAGTGCTACTCTCCAGCGGTCGCCAGGTTTTAGCTGTCCTGCATAAGAGCCCATCGCATTTCTACCGTTGGTTAATACATAGTGTACAGAGCCTATGGTAATTTCTCTATCAGCATATTTAGGTACGCCCGCATAAGCGCCAGATTGTACGATAGAACCTTGTCCATCTCCTGCAGTACCATGGCAAGCGGCACATGTAATTTCATATAAATGCTTACCTCTTTCTATATCTTTAGCTTTGTTAGCTGGGTCTAATGGTGAAGTAACCACCAACTTAGAGGCATCATAGCCTGCGTTGTATTGGTCTGGTGTCATCACTGCACCTGGCGTACTTTCTACAATGCCTTCTGGATTCTGAGATACCGTACCTGGCACCAATGTAAGCCCTGTAGCACCATTGTTTTTAACGAAAGCAGGAATTTCATTCTCGTGTTTAGAGTATGGATCTTCGGCTTTCATCAATGGGTCATAAGCCACTGGAAAGTACATATCTGGGAAATAGACTAAAGGGGCATTTTCTTTTGGCCCGCAAGAATTTAAAACTATTGCTAATAAACCAAAGATACCTGATATTTTAAAAATATTTTTCTTCATGTTAAGCATCTTTTATCGTTATTTCTTCTACGCCTGTATCGATGAGGAGTTGTTTAATCGTATCTACATCTGAGGAGACGAATTCCATCATAAACTTATCATCCGTAGTTCTTGGGTCTGGGTTCTGCGGCTTGGCACCTGGGTACATCTTATTTCTGAACAAGAAAGTAAGCGACATAAGGTGTGCGGAACAGAATACCATCAACTCAAACATTGGCACTACGAAAGCAGGCATATTGTGTGCCCAATCAAAAGCTGGCTTACCACCGATGTTCTGCGGCCAGTCGTGGTTCATCATATACCAAGTGGTTAGTGCACCAATGGTGACTCCATATACTGCATAGATGAAAGCA from Riemerella columbina includes the following:
- a CDS encoding DUF3341 domain-containing protein gives rise to the protein MSTTKRIYGLYGDDDDLMHGVQAFREKGIEIAEVYTPFPVHGLDKALGLKKTRISDAAFIYAVYGVTIGALTTWYMMNHDWPQNIGGKPAFDWAHNMPAFVVPMFELMVFCSAHLMSLTFLFRNKMYPGAKPQNPDPRTTDDKFMMEFVSSDVDTIKQLLIDTGVEEITIKDA
- a CDS encoding quinol:cytochrome C oxidoreductase: MYSFSPKLRLYSIVFIILGLVLFGAGYFINHGIDDAKVEHMMEAVHASGHHNPTHSSELVGPQDHGAHLEHAKMQVHNQPLATLHLVAVFFFGLSCCVMFFYSIQHAAHAGWSIIITRVMEAIGAYIPFGGIILLIIMALNVTHNGHLFHWMDPALTDPNDPHFDVILYEKKKFLNIPFYVVRNFIYVAGASFFAWKLRQMSKKVDETKSLRDYQMLYRWNVGYIAFFGFASASWAWDWLMSIDPHWYSTMYIWYSMVSCLASAIAVIILISVYLKKNGFLPQFNDNHLHDLGKYLFATSMLWTYTWFAQFMLYWYADIPEEVNYFFGRFEYYAPTFLPMLILNFLIPLLVMVSSSIKRNYKVVTTMAVIVIIGHIVDYFNMVMPGTVGPYWNNFTELLLILGSVLFIVGLFIFVVMSQLSKTKLIPTGNPYLHESEIYEYPF
- a CDS encoding LTA synthase family protein codes for the protein MILNKIKPFLYLGGLYLLISIGLRLVFFAHPITTSHFGITEILGILIRGIVVDIPIFILISSFLAIYFLFLSNAKYNRPWGVLILAGMILLFLYIWLIPNNIFRQYGGSLVEIALSFVGMKTLIFAIMLFLPKQRQSIRRGLYSFTLFLYVLLIIFNAVSEYFFWNEFGVRYNFIAVDYLIYTNEVIGNILESYPIIPLFSVILVTALVLTFYIYQKTKDTLLTLPNLSQKLILLFCFLLLSVLSIWAIPKSERWLPKENHFATEIQANGVYKFYYAFTHNELDFFQFYPTMPRQQAAKLYLNQFQPSQLERIVKGRGEELHKNVVLISIESLSADFMKHYGNEQNITPFLDSLANHSLMFTQLYAAGNRTVRGLEALTLCIPPTAGESVIKRKNNKDKFTTGSIFKQKGYQVKYLYGGYSYFDNMKDFFGGNGYDIVDRDHFSPEEITFANVWGVCDEDMARKAIQVMNKEAQAGKPFFNHWMTVSNHRPFTYPEGKIDIPGNAKSREGGVKYTDYALKQFFAMAKKQTWYKNTIFVIVADHCASSAGKTELPMDKYRIPAIVFSEGFIKPQKFTGLMSQIDLMPTVLGLLNFNYRTKFLGQDVFTENYQPRAYIATYQDLGLIKENKLTIISPIRKVKQYQLKHQYSELPEAYKLYYDEIPVVQTENHLVQENIATYEMVSFWLKHKILNR
- a CDS encoding c-type cytochrome; amino-acid sequence: MLNMKKNIFKISGIFGLLAIVLNSCGPKENAPLVYFPDMYFPVAYDPLMKAEDPYSKHENEIPAFVKNNGATGLTLVPGTVSQNPEGIVESTPGAVMTPDQYNAGYDASKLVVTSPLDPANKAKDIERGKHLYEITCAACHGTAGDGQGSIVQSGAYAGVPKYADREITIGSVHYVLTNGRNAMGSYAGQLKPGDRWRVALYVMEAFKGGTANAPAAPVAEANATTPTDETQNNTK
- the ribH gene encoding 6,7-dimethyl-8-ribityllumazine synthase, whose protein sequence is MATVNLSDYTPLNIKNADAFNIGIVVSEWNDFVTFNLRDGAVETLLKEGVKKEKIKIYYVPGAFELSYAAMRLCAKDQYFDAIIAIGCVIRGETSHFDYVCQGVTQGITACNTQTQTPTIFCVLTDDTREQSIARSGGSLGNKGVEAAVTALKMIEFKNNI
- a CDS encoding adenine phosphoribosyltransferase, which gives rise to MANQDLIQKLEQTIENIPDFPKAGIQFKDITPIFLYPQLYEEVIEDLVAFSKGKVDVVCGIESRGFLFGIAIAVKLGVPFVLIRKKGKLPPPFISQKYDLEYGSSEIEMKEGQIKKGDRVLIHDDLLATGGTTEAAAMLIKKQGAEVKQFSFLIGLKDLHGEEKLKQFNAEVYQILEY
- a CDS encoding tetratricopeptide repeat protein; the encoded protein is MSKKYNQLSKEQIKEGKETVEIFEELDQSALKSEKFIERYAKQLMIGFGVVLLAILGYFAYQQFVIAPKNQEATMAYLSAQKAQSLGDDAKALGGKSSANPGFLGTYEEFGATKAGKLSAYNAGLIKYKEGKYQEAYDLIDAFKSDNKILMAIKYGAMGDCLANLNKAEDAMAQYDKASSTSEDPFTSYYFTRKAGIMALALKKNTDAKKYFETIDEKYQDYDGGASAAYIEMVKYY